From a region of the Tachysurus fulvidraco isolate hzauxx_2018 chromosome 5, HZAU_PFXX_2.0, whole genome shotgun sequence genome:
- the bglapl gene encoding bone gamma-carboxyglutamate (gla) protein, like, with protein MKTFTLLILFTVLSACLSTGVLDIAAEPDPAADPAADPAADATVAADSSSSSSSSSESDSASDSASDSASDSASDSASDSDSASDSASDSSSSESNSNSVEVATGAPDHVMVKRSLATALLRRHRRAGTPAADLTQVQLESLREVCEPNLACEHMSDTDGIVAAYTAYYGPIPF; from the exons atgaAGACTTTCACCCTACTCATCCTCTTTACTGTGTTGTCTGCCTGCTTGTCTACAGGAG TACTTGATATCGCTGCTGAACCTGACCCTGCAGCTGACCCTGCAGCTGACCCTGCAGCTGATGCCACCGTAGCAGCAgactcttcctcttcctcttcctcttcctctgaatcAGACTCCGCATCAGACTCTGCATCAGACTCTGCCTCCGACTCTGCCTCCGACTCTGCTTCAGACTCTGATTCCGCGTCTGATTCTGCCTCTGATTCATCCTCATCTGAGTCCAACTCTAACAGTGTTGAAG TAGCCACAGGTGCACCTGACCATGTGATGGTGAAGAGATCTCTCGCCACAGCTCTGCTAAGGAGACACAGAAGGGCAGGAACACCAGCAGCAGACCTCACCCAAGTTCAGCTGGAGAG TCTGAGAGAGGTGTGCGAGCCCAACTTGGCCTGTGAACACATGTCCGACACCGATGGGATCGTGGCGGCTTACACCGCATACTACGGCCCTATTCCTTTCTAA